The following nucleotide sequence is from Apium graveolens cultivar Ventura chromosome 4, ASM990537v1, whole genome shotgun sequence.
TGGCTAGCTGGGAGGTGTCAAATCAAAGGACCTAGAAATCAACTTGTAAAATCAAGGAGGCCCGGATCGTTATTCGCAGTTATTCGGCAACTGCTTAGTAGTTTTATTTGGTAACCGTCCCGAACCGTCAGACTCGCCGAAACCGTTAAAATCGTTTAATTTGTGAGCCGTTCACGGCTTCCAATTCTATCAAATTGGCACGGCACGAAACGATTCGTGTAGCTATACGGTCCGTTCACGACTTAAGCTGCTGGTGAACCGGACCACCGGAAATTCGGCCCGGCACGGTCGGCCCGACCGTGTGGCCGGCTCTACTTGTAGTTGCAACATGTGATGATGCAGTTACATAAGGAGGAGCAAGAAAGGCAAAAGGAAATTGTGCAGTTACAGAAAGAAAAGTTACAGCTCCGCTTAGCAAAGGAGGAGAGGGAAAGACAGAAAGAGGAACAAGAAAGACAGGTTTACGAAGCATCTATCATGGCAGTAGACACTAGTAAGATGCTACCAGATCAAGTAAAATATTACGATGCGCTCAAAGTAAGGATCATGAGAaacatattttaatatttatgtgTACTTGACACTATTTTGTAACTGTtatgtattaaattttaatttgttTTATATGTGAAGTTTATCTGTTATACTTATTTTGACTCTTTTTTGCAAATAGGAGAGATacataaaaatgtaaaaataaattacataaaaAATTTAAATAGAAATTACATAAAACATTTAAACAGAAATTACATAACAAATAAATATTTAGTTCATGTCACCGCCATGCATCTGCCAAATGGACTTGTTTGTCTCAAATTTGTTTATGCACTTGTATGAATTCTCTGAGGGTACTTGAACGACTACGATTTGGAGTAATAATTGGTATTGCAACATCTGTATCAAAGTGTTCTTCCTCCATATATAATTCCCTTTCATCTTCAATGATCATGTTGTGCAAGATGATGCAAGCAGTCATAATATATTTCATTGTGTGCACATCCTAAAATCGTGATGGTCCACGTACCATTGCAGACCGAGATTGTGAAACTCCAAATGCTCACTCAACATCTTTTGTTACAGATTCTTGCGCGGttgcaaaatatttttttttgttagCTAAAGGATTTGAAATAGTTTTGACAAATGTAGGCCAAGAAGGATATATATCATCCGCAAGATAATATCCCATGTTATATTCATCACCATTGATGGTATACCTCACTTCTGGTCCACGACCTTCTGTCAAATCTTCTAATAGATGAGATATATCTAACACATTAATATCATTTAACGATCCTGGTAGTCCAAAAAAGCATGTCAAATTCATAAACATTTTGAAGCTATTGCTTCTAATATAATAGTTGGTTCATGAACATGACCTGTATACATACCTTGCCAAGCAGTTGGACAATTTTTCCACTTCCAGTACATATAATCAATACTACCAAGCATCCCAGGAAAGCCTCGTCGTTCATTTTCATTTAATATTCGAGACACATCTTCAGGATTTGGTATTCTCAAATATTCAGCTCCAAACACTTCAACGATTGCTTTAACATATCTTCTTAGACTCTCTATTGTTGTACTCTCACCAATTCGAACGTAATCATCGATAACATCAGCTACCGTTCTGTATGCAAGCATCCTAAGTGCAGCTGTCACTTTCTGAAGAGATGATTATCCACGAACTCCCACAACATCAATTCCTTGCGTAAAATAATTATCGTGAGTTGAAACTGCTTCTTCAATTCGTAAAAATAGTGACCGTCGTATCCGAAATCGTCGACGAAACTGTGTTTCTGTGTATGTAGGTGTAGTAGAAAAATAATCACAATATAGTCTATCATGACCTTCTTCTCTATTTCGATCAAGTACACGATGATTCATAGTGGAACCACCATGATGCGAGACAGAATTCGATCTTTGTCGTCGATGATGAAGGTAAACAACACTCATTCTCATTTTTGCTTCATGTTCTTCTTCAACTTGCATAATATCAAAAATCATTCGTGTGGTGTTGTCCATTACAAATGAATGGTTTAAAAGTGGGATTGAATTTGAGTTATGTTTGGAAGTTATGTTCTGGCCAGTTTTCATTTTTGTTATCTATTTATAAATATGACCGTTATAAAATATAGTCGTTGCAAATATAGCCGTTGGAATATAACCGTTGCAAATCTAGCCGTCGGAATTTGAAATAATACTAAAATACTATATTTGAATTATAGCTAACCATTATAGCTAACACGATTGGAGTACAACCCTTACAGATTCAACAAATTTTACCTAacaattattatatattattttaattaaccaTTTTAGCTACTACCCTTGTAGATGCTCTAATACAAACGAGGTAAGGGTTCAACTGAACCCAACCCAACCTAACCTAGACCAACCTAGCCCCACCCGACCCAACCCCTTCCTCCTCAACCCCCAATCCAAACAAGGCCTTAGATTCTAGGAGACAATGAATTATTAACAGAACATTTTATTGAAAGCAAAGACCATAACACAAATTGTGATACTATGGAACCAGACTCGAAAATTACAGATACATGCTAGGCTGCAGTCTTGGCAATAGATTAACTTGAAGCGGAGTTAATTTGAAGTTTGTCAAGCCAAAGCTCTCAGTCATGTCCACATCTTCAGTTGATATATTAGTCATTTCAAGAGAATGTATGAAACTAGCCAGAGCAAGATGCAACCATTGTAGTGCAGGCACCGAACCCTGACAGGATCTCCTTCCAGAGCTGAA
It contains:
- the LOC141718843 gene encoding uncharacterized protein LOC141718843 — encoded protein: MLAYRTVADVIDDYVRIGESTTIESLRRYVKAIVEVFGAEYLRIPNPEDVSRILNENERRGFPGMLGSIDYMYWKWKNCPTAWQGSLNDINVLDISHLLEDLTEGRGPEVRYTINGDEYNMGYYLADDIYPSWPTFVKTISNPLANKKKYFATAQESVTKDVE